In Acinetobacter piscicola, a single window of DNA contains:
- the ponA gene encoding penicillin-binding protein PBP1a, whose protein sequence is MKKLSRSGYVHPFFLLIIIILIAIPMGFYGMYLYIAPSLPEMSSLKKAPLLKPMQVYTADNQLIAEYGGKLSVPVEYNQIPKNFIHAFLAAEDSSFFEHSGVSFKGLGRAVSESVTGGAQTGGSTITMQVAKNYYLSPERTLKRKLTEVFLARKIEQNLSKEEIMTLYVNKIFLGKNAYGIAAAAKIYYDKSLDQLSIAQMAMIAGLPKAPSKYNPVANPERALERRNWILGRMLQLGYINQAQYNKAVAEPVSLSMPDRGINNKFPYVGEMVRSELVEKFGEIAVDSGYKVYTTIDSKRQQYAEDAVQKGLEDYDRRHGWRGPEAHDKPLNEFLPYANTYPAEVVKVYANSFDALMQDGSKVTVPWSGMSWVRPYRNANSVGGGYSRASQIVKVKDIIRLRPNDEKTAWALVQVPKVQGQLIAINPNDGAIEAIVGGYNFYQSKFNRALQGWRQPGSTIKPFIYALALERGMTPYSMVNDNPITIGRWTPKNSDGRYLGMIPLRRALYLSRNTVSVRLLQSVGVERARQLLMDFGLQEDQIPRNFTIALGTPQVLPVQMATGYAAIANGGYRVQPHFISRIEDAYGKTIYEAKPEYACISCINEKDTDVDAEATTPDDEVIEMTNQTVEETPAPKALSKEEQSQYRQAQRILKSQSAYDMANILRDVIVHGTGRAALKIGRSDIGGKTGTTNDAKDAWFAGFNGKLVTIAWVGFDKPSTLGRREYGGIAALPIWTNFMGKALEGTPSAWVHFDKNAKDPVSREQRGLSENGENTQAKKEQYRTSPPLARPIYRPAPVAPVRNPSNDFDDLPGQSNDVERVLTPTRQAPPAMNNSHSQSSNHQESHDSLEKLINEVQ, encoded by the coding sequence ATGAAAAAGCTATCTCGATCAGGGTATGTTCATCCATTTTTTTTGCTGATTATCATTATTTTAATAGCAATCCCGATGGGTTTTTATGGAATGTACCTCTATATTGCACCATCTTTACCAGAAATGAGCTCTTTAAAAAAGGCGCCATTACTTAAACCTATGCAGGTATATACTGCGGATAATCAATTAATTGCGGAATATGGTGGCAAACTTTCTGTACCCGTTGAATACAATCAAATCCCAAAAAACTTTATTCATGCGTTCTTGGCTGCTGAAGATTCATCTTTTTTTGAACATAGCGGTGTAAGTTTTAAAGGTTTAGGGCGTGCTGTCAGTGAATCTGTCACTGGTGGTGCACAAACAGGTGGTTCAACGATCACCATGCAGGTGGCTAAGAATTATTATTTATCACCTGAACGTACTTTAAAACGAAAATTAACAGAAGTTTTTTTAGCAAGAAAGATTGAACAAAATTTATCAAAAGAAGAAATTATGACACTTTATGTCAATAAAATCTTTTTAGGTAAAAATGCTTATGGGATCGCAGCGGCAGCAAAAATTTATTATGACAAGAGCTTAGATCAACTCAGTATTGCGCAGATGGCAATGATTGCTGGATTACCCAAAGCACCTTCAAAATATAATCCTGTTGCTAATCCTGAACGTGCTTTAGAACGCCGTAATTGGATTTTAGGACGTATGTTGCAATTGGGGTATATCAATCAAGCACAATACAACAAAGCTGTAGCAGAACCTGTCAGCTTGAGTATGCCTGACCGTGGTATAAACAATAAGTTTCCATATGTTGGTGAAATGGTTCGTTCCGAATTGGTTGAAAAATTTGGCGAAATTGCAGTAGATTCTGGCTATAAAGTCTATACGACGATTGATAGCAAACGTCAACAATATGCTGAAGATGCTGTACAAAAAGGCTTAGAAGATTATGACCGTCGTCATGGTTGGCGTGGTCCAGAAGCACATGATAAGCCTCTTAATGAGTTTTTACCATATGCGAACACCTATCCTGCTGAAGTGGTTAAAGTCTATGCCAATAGTTTTGATGCGCTAATGCAAGATGGCTCTAAAGTCACTGTTCCTTGGTCAGGCATGTCATGGGTCCGTCCATATCGTAATGCCAATAGCGTTGGTGGTGGATATAGCCGTGCATCACAGATTGTCAAAGTCAAAGATATTATTCGTTTACGTCCTAATGATGAAAAAACTGCGTGGGCATTGGTTCAAGTGCCTAAAGTTCAGGGACAATTGATTGCAATCAATCCGAATGATGGTGCGATCGAGGCCATTGTCGGTGGTTATAACTTTTATCAATCTAAATTTAATCGAGCTTTACAAGGTTGGCGTCAACCTGGTTCTACAATTAAGCCTTTCATCTATGCATTGGCACTTGAGCGCGGTATGACACCTTATAGTATGGTGAATGATAATCCTATTACCATCGGACGTTGGACACCGAAAAACTCAGATGGTCGTTATTTGGGTATGATTCCTTTGCGCCGAGCGTTGTATTTATCACGAAATACGGTATCAGTACGTTTATTGCAAAGTGTTGGTGTAGAGCGTGCACGTCAATTATTAATGGACTTTGGTTTACAAGAGGATCAAATTCCACGTAACTTCACCATTGCTTTAGGTACACCGCAAGTTTTGCCTGTGCAAATGGCAACAGGTTATGCTGCAATTGCCAATGGTGGGTATCGTGTACAACCGCATTTCATCAGCCGTATTGAAGATGCATATGGCAAAACCATCTATGAAGCCAAACCTGAATATGCATGTATCTCATGTATTAATGAAAAAGATACAGATGTTGATGCAGAAGCAACAACCCCTGATGATGAAGTCATTGAAATGACCAATCAAACTGTAGAAGAAACACCTGCGCCTAAAGCGCTCAGTAAAGAAGAGCAAAGCCAATATCGTCAAGCACAACGTATTTTAAAATCACAATCTGCTTATGATATGGCCAATATTTTGCGTGATGTTATTGTACATGGTACAGGTCGTGCTGCATTGAAAATTGGTCGTAGTGATATTGGCGGGAAAACAGGTACAACCAATGATGCAAAAGATGCTTGGTTTGCTGGGTTTAATGGTAAGTTAGTGACGATTGCTTGGGTGGGTTTTGATAAACCATCAACCCTTGGTCGCCGTGAATACGGTGGTATTGCTGCACTTCCAATTTGGACTAACTTCATGGGTAAAGCTCTCGAAGGGACACCATCAGCATGGGTACATTTCGATAAAAATGCTAAAGACCCAGTTTCAAGAGAACAACGTGGTCTATCTGAAAATGGAGAAAATACGCAAGCGAAGAAAGAACAGTATCGCACCTCACCACCATTAGCACGACCTATTTATCGTCCTGCACCTGTGGCACCTGTTCGTAATCCATCCAATGACTTTGATGATTTACCAGGCCAAAGTAATGATGTAGAGCGCGTATTAACACCTACACGTCAAGCACCACCTGCGATGAATAATTCGCACTCTCAATCCTCTAATCATCAAGAATCACATGATTCTTTAGAAAAATTGATCAATGAAGTGCAATAA